The following proteins are encoded in a genomic region of Fundidesulfovibrio putealis DSM 16056:
- a CDS encoding MATE family efflux transporter: MKRFLKQNFLILVLMNSGNIFNYLFQLTIGRAMTPDEFGSFNALNSSTVILAAPLGVVPLIMARFTAGFALDGMGRVSGLFRQALKVAAVAAAVIAAVGFFLAPLIKDFLHLESIVPVYIMLAMVSVSLMAPIPTGMLQGLQRFLGFGLSGASNACIRFLAALVLLTGLGWGVNGAMLCGLLGILFQAGLAFLFLRDIFPVKPDPLPEGFHKEVGKYALAMVVSSVVTMCLNNLDLVLVRHFCPGPEAGLYATGAILGRIAFYGPSVLMSVLFTEAATAKASGDQNDKSLWMSMGMTTLLGGGFALLCVVASEFMVTLLFGAQYKAAGPLLAVISSAMALLACANVLFVYSQARNEFGFMWVQGLGVALFAGLVFIRHESAMQVAQMLLACVVFILAATLAWFFLKVRRTQPVRQERA, translated from the coding sequence GTGAAACGGTTTCTCAAGCAGAATTTCCTGATCCTCGTGCTCATGAACTCGGGAAATATCTTCAACTATCTCTTTCAGTTGACGATAGGCCGGGCCATGACGCCCGACGAGTTCGGCAGCTTCAACGCCTTGAACTCCAGCACCGTGATTCTGGCCGCGCCTCTGGGGGTCGTGCCGCTCATCATGGCCCGCTTCACCGCAGGGTTCGCGCTGGACGGCATGGGGCGGGTGAGCGGGCTGTTCCGCCAAGCGCTGAAGGTCGCTGCCGTGGCGGCGGCGGTCATCGCTGCTGTGGGGTTTTTCCTGGCTCCGCTCATCAAGGATTTCCTGCACCTGGAGTCCATCGTTCCGGTGTACATCATGCTGGCGATGGTCTCCGTGTCCCTGATGGCTCCGATTCCCACGGGCATGCTCCAGGGCCTGCAGCGCTTTCTGGGATTCGGACTGTCAGGAGCCAGCAACGCCTGCATCCGCTTCCTGGCGGCCCTGGTGCTGCTCACCGGCCTGGGTTGGGGCGTGAACGGAGCCATGCTCTGCGGCCTGCTGGGCATCCTGTTCCAGGCCGGGCTGGCCTTTCTTTTCCTGCGCGATATCTTCCCGGTGAAGCCTGACCCCCTCCCCGAGGGATTCCACAAGGAAGTCGGTAAGTACGCCCTGGCCATGGTGGTCAGTTCCGTGGTCACCATGTGCCTGAACAACCTGGATCTAGTGCTGGTGCGCCATTTCTGCCCTGGTCCAGAGGCCGGGCTCTACGCAACGGGCGCGATCCTGGGGCGCATCGCCTTCTACGGGCCTTCCGTGCTCATGAGCGTGCTGTTCACGGAAGCGGCCACGGCCAAGGCCAGCGGCGACCAGAACGACAAGAGCCTGTGGATGTCCATGGGCATGACCACCCTTTTGGGCGGGGGCTTCGCGCTTCTGTGCGTGGTGGCCTCGGAGTTCATGGTCACGCTGCTGTTCGGCGCGCAGTACAAGGCCGCCGGGCCGCTCCTGGCGGTGATAAGCTCGGCCATGGCGCTTCTGGCCTGCGCCAACGTGCTGTTCGTGTATTCCCAGGCCCGCAACGAATTCGGCTTCATGTGGGTGCAGGGGCTTGGCGTGGCCCTGTTTGCAGGGCTCGTCTTCATCAGGCATGAGAGCGCCATGCAGGTGGCGCAGATGCTGCTGGCCTGCGTGGTGTTCATTCTCGCGGCGACGCTGGCCTGGTTCTTCCTCAAGGTGCGCCGGACCCAGCCCGTAAGGCAGGAGAGAGCATAG
- a CDS encoding SIS domain-containing protein, which produces MKSSAEDFYRTMCGLTQAIVYTRPGRDPMDLPTGVAEAAGLLDERTRAGSKLMFIGNGASAAISSHMATDFWKTGGMRALAFNDPAGLTCIGNDFGYPHLFEKPVEMFADPGDVLVAISSSGRSENILRAAEAARAKGCLVLTLTGFAPENPLRAIGDGNFHVPVDSYGQVEVLHHSICHCLLDTIVAVRGS; this is translated from the coding sequence ATGAAAAGTTCAGCCGAGGATTTCTACCGCACCATGTGCGGCCTGACCCAGGCCATCGTGTACACCCGGCCCGGGCGCGACCCCATGGACCTGCCCACGGGCGTGGCCGAGGCAGCCGGGCTGCTCGACGAGCGCACCCGCGCAGGATCCAAGCTCATGTTCATCGGCAACGGCGCCTCGGCGGCCATCTCCTCGCACATGGCCACCGATTTCTGGAAGACCGGCGGCATGCGCGCCCTGGCCTTCAACGATCCCGCCGGGCTCACCTGCATCGGCAACGACTTCGGCTATCCGCACCTCTTCGAGAAGCCCGTGGAGATGTTCGCGGACCCAGGCGACGTGCTGGTGGCCATAAGCTCCTCCGGGCGCTCGGAGAACATCCTGAGGGCAGCGGAGGCCGCTAGGGCCAAAGGCTGCCTGGTGCTGACCCTCACGGGCTTCGCCCCGGAAAACCCCCTGCGGGCCATTGGCGACGGCAACTTCCACGTGCCTGTGGACTCCTACGGCCAGGTGGAGGTGCTGCACCACTCCATATGCCATTGTCTGCTTGATACGATTGTGGCTGTACGGGGAAGCTAG
- a CDS encoding acyltransferase, whose protein sequence is MTRRQEKGPGEGLNDYMGKASTGAVRKYLDTRAASPTRYVLEQGAQWLSGWIPGPVGMLVRKMLYSALLARGSAAPVCESGAEFMHMGNIRLGHSVYVDRLSRLHASRAEIELGDCTRVMRGAYLCSYVSNARPGEGIRAGARCWVGVNAVLASGQGGMFLGNDVLIGPQAVLVTGDHDFSRLDLPATQRGYTGRPITIGDNVWIGAGAVVLGGVNVGSNAVVAAGAVVTRDVAAGTVVGGVPSRMIKELEPRWSMP, encoded by the coding sequence ATGACCCGGAGACAAGAGAAGGGGCCCGGCGAGGGTCTTAACGATTATATGGGCAAGGCCTCGACCGGGGCGGTCCGTAAATATCTTGATACCCGCGCCGCTAGCCCGACTCGCTATGTACTGGAACAGGGCGCGCAGTGGTTGTCGGGGTGGATTCCCGGCCCGGTGGGGATGCTTGTCCGCAAAATGCTGTACTCCGCGCTCCTGGCGAGAGGCTCAGCCGCCCCAGTATGCGAAAGCGGTGCGGAGTTCATGCACATGGGCAACATCCGGTTGGGGCACAGCGTTTACGTGGACCGACTGAGCCGCCTGCACGCCTCCAGGGCCGAGATCGAACTGGGGGACTGCACGCGGGTGATGCGCGGAGCCTACCTGTGCTCCTACGTGTCCAATGCCCGTCCGGGGGAGGGCATCCGCGCCGGGGCGCGCTGCTGGGTGGGGGTCAACGCCGTGCTGGCTTCGGGACAGGGTGGCATGTTCCTGGGGAACGACGTTCTTATCGGCCCTCAGGCGGTGCTGGTCACCGGTGATCACGACTTCTCCCGCCTGGACCTTCCTGCGACGCAGCGTGGCTACACCGGCAGGCCCATCACCATTGGTGACAACGTCTGGATTGGAGCCGGGGCTGTGGTGCTGGGTGGCGTGAACGTGGGGTCTAACGCGGTGGTCGCGGCCGGAGCCGTGGTCACCCGGGACGTGGCCGCCGGGACGGTGGTCGGCGGGGTTCCCTCCAGAATGATCAAAGAATTGGAGCCAAGGTGGTCAATGCCGTGA
- a CDS encoding DegT/DnrJ/EryC1/StrS family aminotransferase: protein MFSSVKARPRLAVVVPVYGNEASLLELYERIISASEKANVELTIQFVNDRSPDNSQTVLEELAERDPRVRVILLSRNHGSFVAIAAGLTQIADHDAAIILSADLQDPPETIPQMVDRWREGKRVVLCVRAKRDDPPLTRLFSETFHWLFRRIALKEMPPGGFDFCLIDKAVIKVILESGEKKTSLVGLILWAGFDRAIIEYERAPRKHGKSMWGLGRKISYALHSIVAFSSFPMKLFGVIGLVLTCLSLVGMAYILLASFMGLITSPGWASIMLSQLVNITALFLGFGVIGGYLWINLEQTRKRPLFIIEKRVGPSGDAWSEDGRVPFFDMRGVSASVSRELKDAAFRVLKSPQTILGPAVTRFEREFASWAEARHCVGVANGTDAITLALWAAKVPPGAKVVIPALTAPPTAVAVLRAGCTPVFADVDANTLTLDPASLEHAASLGATAVVPVHLYGTPCAMAEIMEVCRRFDLTLVEDCAQSTGSRYNSTHCGLFGAASAFSFYPTKNLGCYGDGGAILTDDAALAEQLRMMRFYGQDATGACVMQGFNSRLDELQAALLSERLRVLDEHNETRRSIAALYDRELAFLNPVVGGQGRVPHLYVVRPIDRDGFRAHLKVHGVDTGVHYPLALTCHPYLAANSVGGPCRIAEEAASHVVSLPCHPGMSMRVAERVVAACMDWQRQVAG from the coding sequence ATGTTCAGCAGCGTGAAAGCACGCCCCAGACTAGCAGTGGTCGTGCCTGTTTACGGCAATGAAGCGAGCCTGCTGGAACTTTATGAGCGTATTATTTCAGCCTCGGAAAAGGCCAACGTTGAATTGACGATTCAGTTCGTCAATGACCGCTCCCCCGACAATTCGCAGACGGTGCTCGAGGAGCTGGCCGAGCGCGATCCCCGTGTGCGAGTGATTCTTTTGTCGCGCAACCACGGGTCATTCGTGGCCATCGCGGCCGGACTGACCCAGATCGCCGACCATGACGCGGCCATCATTCTGTCAGCAGACCTGCAGGATCCGCCTGAAACGATCCCCCAGATGGTCGACCGCTGGCGGGAAGGCAAGCGGGTCGTGCTATGCGTCAGGGCCAAGCGGGACGACCCCCCCCTCACACGCTTGTTTTCCGAGACTTTCCACTGGCTCTTCCGGCGCATCGCACTCAAAGAGATGCCACCGGGAGGCTTCGACTTCTGTCTCATCGACAAAGCCGTCATCAAGGTGATCCTGGAGTCCGGAGAAAAGAAAACGAGCCTTGTGGGCCTCATCCTCTGGGCTGGCTTCGACAGGGCGATCATCGAGTACGAAAGGGCTCCGCGTAAGCACGGCAAGAGCATGTGGGGTCTGGGCCGCAAGATTTCCTACGCCTTGCACTCCATCGTGGCCTTCTCCAGTTTCCCCATGAAGCTGTTCGGCGTTATCGGGCTCGTCCTCACCTGCCTGAGCCTCGTAGGGATGGCCTACATTCTGTTGGCGTCGTTCATGGGCCTCATCACCTCACCGGGGTGGGCTTCAATCATGCTTTCCCAACTGGTGAACATCACCGCCCTGTTTTTGGGCTTTGGCGTGATCGGGGGATACTTGTGGATCAACCTTGAGCAAACTCGCAAACGCCCCCTGTTCATCATCGAAAAGCGCGTCGGTCCTTCTGGCGACGCTTGGTCCGAGGACGGCCGGGTACCGTTTTTCGACATGCGCGGAGTCTCTGCATCTGTTTCACGCGAGCTGAAGGATGCTGCGTTCAGGGTGCTTAAGAGTCCTCAAACCATTCTGGGCCCTGCCGTCACCCGTTTCGAACGGGAATTCGCATCATGGGCAGAAGCCAGGCATTGCGTTGGCGTGGCCAATGGTACGGATGCAATCACACTCGCGCTTTGGGCGGCCAAAGTGCCGCCAGGGGCCAAGGTCGTTATTCCCGCTCTGACCGCTCCGCCGACGGCTGTTGCCGTCCTGCGGGCAGGGTGCACGCCGGTTTTCGCAGACGTGGACGCAAACACCTTGACTCTCGACCCCGCCAGCCTCGAACACGCCGCATCCCTTGGGGCCACCGCCGTCGTGCCCGTGCACCTGTACGGCACGCCCTGCGCCATGGCTGAAATCATGGAGGTCTGTCGCCGCTTTGACCTCACGTTGGTCGAGGATTGCGCCCAGTCCACGGGCTCACGGTATAACAGCACGCATTGCGGGCTCTTCGGCGCGGCCTCCGCGTTCAGCTTCTACCCGACCAAGAATCTTGGCTGCTACGGCGACGGCGGGGCCATCCTCACTGACGACGCGGCTCTGGCCGAGCAGCTGCGAATGATGCGGTTCTACGGACAGGACGCCACAGGGGCGTGCGTGATGCAGGGATTCAATTCCCGGCTGGATGAACTGCAGGCGGCGCTTCTTTCCGAGCGGTTGCGCGTACTCGATGAGCACAACGAGACCAGGCGCAGCATCGCCGCCCTCTACGACAGAGAGCTGGCGTTCCTGAATCCTGTGGTCGGCGGCCAGGGACGCGTGCCCCATCTCTACGTCGTGCGTCCAATTGACCGCGACGGCTTTCGCGCCCACCTTAAGGTCCACGGCGTGGACACAGGCGTCCACTATCCTTTAGCGCTCACCTGCCACCCGTATCTGGCTGCCAACAGTGTTGGTGGTCCCTGCCGCATCGCGGAGGAAGCCGCGTCGCACGTGGTGAGCTTGCCCTGCCACCCGGGGATGAGCATGCGCGTTGCCGAGCGCGTCGTCGCGGCCTGCATGGACTGGCAACGCCAAGTAGCAGGTTGA
- a CDS encoding acyltransferase yields the protein MNATHGIFVHPQGICESSAVGEGCRVWAFSHILPGARLGRDCNICDGVFIENDVILGDRVTVKNFVALYDGLRVQDDVFIGPGVSFANDRYPRSKRYVEHPVTQLGRGCSLGAGAIILPGVTIGTFALVAAGAVVTRDVAPFTLVKGNPARPAGLVCVCGAPLKSTAEGMACMAGDWHGLAPEEGMKCSAA from the coding sequence GTGAACGCCACTCACGGCATTTTCGTCCATCCCCAGGGCATTTGCGAATCATCCGCCGTGGGCGAGGGGTGCAGGGTGTGGGCATTCTCCCACATTCTTCCCGGCGCGCGGCTAGGCCGGGACTGTAATATTTGCGACGGCGTGTTCATCGAGAACGACGTGATTCTGGGCGACAGGGTGACGGTGAAGAATTTCGTCGCCCTGTATGACGGCTTGCGTGTCCAGGACGATGTGTTCATCGGTCCTGGGGTCAGTTTTGCCAATGATCGGTATCCCCGCTCCAAACGGTATGTGGAGCACCCAGTGACCCAACTCGGGCGAGGATGCTCCCTCGGGGCGGGGGCGATAATTCTTCCTGGCGTGACTATAGGAACTTTTGCCCTGGTGGCCGCAGGTGCAGTCGTAACACGAGATGTCGCACCTTTTACGCTTGTCAAAGGTAATCCCGCGCGCCCTGCCGGGCTGGTATGCGTCTGCGGCGCTCCACTGAAATCAACTGCGGAAGGCATGGCCTGCATGGCTGGAGACTGGCACGGGCTTGCTCCTGAAGAAGGAATGAAATGTTCAGCAGCGTGA